In Flavobacteriales bacterium, one genomic interval encodes:
- a CDS encoding efflux RND transporter periplasmic adaptor subunit, protein MSGVQLEADIPESYLRTIQTGAPVKVSFPSLNETFDGELAHVSQFIDPMNRTFKVSVRVPKAEKYMRPNLLSDISIQDGKNDSALVVPARAVLQDVDGNNYIFILDRTRNDEAIARKVMVERLSQYKGSLSIAPSQPGALRGGELIIDEGAKNVSEGATVRVAEPLQMVVK, encoded by the coding sequence ATGAGCGGTGTACAGTTGGAAGCGGATATTCCGGAGAGCTATCTGAGAACGATCCAAACAGGAGCACCTGTAAAAGTTTCATTCCCAAGCCTGAATGAAACCTTCGATGGAGAGTTGGCACACGTAAGTCAGTTCATCGACCCCATGAATCGCACGTTCAAAGTATCCGTGCGTGTGCCGAAGGCAGAGAAATACATGCGGCCGAACCTCCTAAGTGACATCAGCATACAGGACGGAAAGAACGACAGTGCGTTGGTAGTACCTGCACGTGCAGTGTTGCAGGACGTGGACGGTAATAACTACATTTTCATTCTGGACAGGACGCGTAATGATGAAGCGATTGCACGCAAAGTGATGGTGGAGCGCCTGAGCCAGTACAAAGGCAGTTTGAGCATTGCCCCATCGCAACCGGGCGCATTGCGTGGTGGCGAACTGATCATCGATGAGGGTGCGAAGAACGTTAGCGAAGGTGCAACGGTACGTGTTGCGGAGCCATTGCAAATGGTCGTGAAATAA
- a CDS encoding biotin/lipoyl-binding protein, producing the protein MKHPIITIAITVALTILLASCGSAPDKSDLDRKRAERDSLKVKYAELGTQIKDIETWLAENDSTVRRNLNTVTSAEVKAGSFSHYVDVHGVVKADESAALFAQQGGRVRRVLVKAGDKVSAGQLLVSIDNDIVAKQIAQAETGMELARTALQQTKTIVGSADR; encoded by the coding sequence ATGAAACACCCGATCATTACAATAGCGATCACGGTCGCACTAACGATCCTCTTGGCTTCCTGCGGATCCGCGCCAGATAAGAGCGACCTGGACCGCAAGCGCGCAGAGCGTGATTCACTGAAGGTGAAGTATGCGGAATTGGGTACACAGATCAAGGACATCGAGACCTGGTTGGCGGAGAACGACAGCACGGTGCGCCGCAACCTGAACACGGTAACATCCGCTGAGGTCAAAGCCGGCTCCTTTTCGCATTACGTCGATGTACATGGTGTGGTAAAAGCGGATGAGTCCGCTGCACTTTTCGCACAGCAAGGCGGTCGCGTCCGTCGTGTTCTTGTGAAAGCGGGAGACAAGGTGAGTGCGGGCCAATTGCTTGTAAGCATTGATAATGACATTGTAGCAAAGCAGATCGCCCAAGCCGAAACAGGCATGGAATTGGCGCGTACGGCCTTACAACAAACAAAAACAATTGTGGGATCAGCAGATCGGTAG
- a CDS encoding TolC family protein — protein MIHRVWLTLGLVALTSIGAKAQGPLSLSLQQALDLAAKQSYAVQASALEAEKSIHRSKEIAAVGLPQINGSVQLQNFIDVPTQLIPNFFSPPGSGAPELLPVQFGVPWSMNAGLSLNQLIFDGSYLVGLKAAMELRVQSQQELEKAQADARNQTAKAYFGVLAAEEGIRLIGESLPLLEKSLNEVTATFEAGFLEQTDVDRINIQLEQARAQQRNFEQQANVARMLLALTMGTPQGTPLILTDELENILKDPNETSLSEQELVASSHIELQAANTIVGLSVLEHKNDVVKALPSLGGFLQHSQVWNGPTFDPGGQYQFYPTTLWGLQLNVPIFSSGSRIQKAKQTKIAIEQAKVNQTATEQRLIAMAEQSRSQARTAMDNLLTEEKSMELSKKIMDRTTIKFNTGSASSFEYTQEQGNYLMAQQMYIQRMVELLMARADLRKSLDLY, from the coding sequence ATGATCCATCGAGTATGGTTAACCCTGGGCCTAGTAGCCCTGACGAGCATTGGCGCGAAGGCACAGGGCCCTTTGAGCCTTAGCCTTCAACAAGCGCTGGATCTAGCAGCGAAACAGAGTTACGCCGTACAGGCAAGTGCGCTGGAAGCGGAAAAGTCCATTCATCGGAGCAAGGAAATAGCCGCTGTTGGTCTGCCACAGATCAATGGTTCAGTACAGCTGCAGAACTTCATTGATGTTCCTACGCAGTTGATCCCGAATTTCTTTAGCCCCCCTGGCAGTGGAGCGCCGGAGCTGCTTCCTGTACAATTCGGTGTGCCATGGAGTATGAATGCCGGCCTATCGCTGAACCAATTGATATTTGATGGTTCCTACCTCGTGGGATTGAAGGCGGCAATGGAGTTGAGGGTCCAAAGCCAGCAAGAGCTGGAAAAAGCACAGGCTGATGCGCGGAACCAGACGGCCAAGGCATACTTCGGTGTATTGGCGGCTGAAGAAGGGATCCGGTTGATCGGTGAAAGCCTACCGCTATTGGAGAAAAGTTTGAACGAGGTGACGGCCACCTTCGAAGCCGGTTTTCTGGAGCAGACCGATGTGGACCGGATCAACATCCAGTTGGAACAAGCTCGCGCTCAGCAGCGGAATTTTGAGCAACAAGCGAATGTGGCGCGTATGCTATTGGCTCTGACCATGGGCACACCACAAGGTACACCATTGATCCTTACGGATGAATTGGAGAATATACTGAAAGACCCGAACGAGACCAGTTTGAGCGAGCAGGAATTGGTAGCCTCCTCGCATATCGAACTACAGGCGGCGAACACGATCGTTGGACTAAGCGTTCTGGAACACAAGAATGATGTGGTCAAAGCACTTCCCTCATTGGGTGGTTTTTTGCAACACAGCCAAGTATGGAACGGACCTACGTTCGATCCCGGTGGCCAATACCAGTTCTATCCCACCACACTTTGGGGTCTGCAATTGAACGTGCCCATCTTCAGCAGTGGTAGTCGTATCCAAAAGGCCAAGCAGACCAAGATCGCAATTGAACAGGCCAAGGTGAATCAAACAGCAACCGAGCAGCGCCTGATCGCAATGGCCGAACAAAGCAGATCACAAGCGCGCACAGCAATGGACAATCTGTTGACGGAGGAGAAGAGCATGGAGTTGAGCAAGAAGATCATGGACCGTACCACGATCAAGTTCAATACCGGAAGTGCAAGCAGTTTCGAATACACACAAGAACAAGGCAACTATCTAATGGCTCAGCAGATGTACATCCAACGGATGGTTGAATTGTTGATGGCGCGCGCAGATCTCAGAAAGTCACTGGATCTCTATTGA
- a CDS encoding TetR/AcrR family transcriptional regulator: MDEKEIQIIDQSSKVFMRLGIRSVNMDDIAQHLRISKKTLYQFVKDKNELVSRVVGHICSHHHTCITGICEQGHNAIDENFEITRFVAAQIGEMHPSIHFDLEKYHPEAWALLQRNEREDIYKCVTGNMQKGVKDGLYRDDLNVDVIARIYISRFDAIFDGILFPKEKYRFEDVIWELFRYHVRGMASDKGLKYLTKKVKKERDISPSKKALRS, encoded by the coding sequence ATGGACGAGAAAGAAATACAGATCATCGATCAATCATCCAAGGTATTCATGCGCCTCGGTATCCGGAGCGTGAACATGGATGATATCGCGCAGCATTTGCGGATCAGCAAGAAGACATTGTACCAGTTCGTGAAGGACAAGAACGAATTGGTATCGCGCGTTGTGGGTCATATCTGTTCGCATCACCACACGTGCATCACAGGCATTTGTGAACAAGGCCATAACGCGATCGACGAGAATTTCGAGATCACCCGTTTTGTTGCTGCCCAAATTGGTGAGATGCATCCGAGCATTCACTTCGATCTGGAAAAATATCATCCAGAGGCGTGGGCATTGTTGCAACGCAACGAACGCGAGGACATCTACAAGTGTGTTACCGGTAACATGCAGAAAGGAGTGAAGGATGGCTTGTACAGGGATGACCTGAATGTTGATGTGATCGCGCGCATCTACATCTCCCGGTTCGATGCGATCTTCGATGGTATACTCTTTCCGAAGGAGAAGTATCGCTTTGAAGATGTGATCTGGGAATTGTTCCGCTACCACGTTCGCGGCATGGCCAGTGATAAAGGTCTGAAGTATTTGACCAAGAAAGTTAAGAAGGAACGCGATATCTCCCCGAGCAAAAAGGCATTAAGATCATGA
- a CDS encoding tetratricopeptide repeat protein — protein MRSAIRSVCTLCLVWSITNSCHAQTELDSLQRIWDNTELPDTVRFGAYYDLIWDGYVYSEPDTAFLMAEHMLGEARRKGLLKYEGNALSLMGVVWYVHGQPRKALEYMSKAHASYVEAGEREGAADVLTNMANMYSFLGSKDTALAMINEGMQVHIELGDSLGWANDLNAIGTIHMARSDNAKAVDHINDGLRILHAMNDQGGIVAGKINLGAIMMNQGDYPAALVHMQEAAAIADSIGQQHSQARALHEIGACYTELGQLDSAFRYCDRSLVIRRQIDDKRGVVECLAELGRILRIRKKPENALVYLKEGEGIALEAEVAFGYSTILNSMGLVYLDLGRVQDAYKLLDRAREAAVDADWVILQRDAAELRYRTLKALHKPELALKAYEEFVFLNDSLVREENIREVLRNNFRYAYEQRAINDSLKYVVADQQRSIFHAQEIGTQWKRLWALGGIGVLLALLLISYWWRSRILKRTNSVILNAQAQLVSSEKKREALEVRTHIARDVHDQLGSELTKLVMLSGEAKAMAQPYSSQLTAVTVDLERIAGEANRSLGDIVWAIDHNHDSMAGLTDRVRSHCERMLKLSQVPHVVDCVHTGEDSILDPATKRDVYMIVRESLNNAIKYAKATHIAVTFHTDDRRVLYVLQDNGVGFDPTDKGGHGLQNMRERAKRIGADIRMESESGTTVRLTLILDTQ, from the coding sequence ATGCGATCTGCAATACGGTCAGTGTGTACTTTATGCCTGGTATGGTCCATCACGAACAGCTGCCATGCTCAAACCGAACTGGATTCGTTGCAACGGATCTGGGATAACACAGAGTTGCCCGACACGGTACGTTTTGGAGCTTACTACGACCTGATCTGGGACGGTTATGTCTATAGTGAGCCGGACACTGCATTCCTAATGGCGGAGCATATGCTTGGAGAGGCCCGAAGGAAGGGGTTATTGAAGTATGAAGGCAATGCATTGAGTTTAATGGGTGTGGTCTGGTATGTGCACGGTCAACCCAGAAAGGCATTGGAATATATGTCCAAGGCACATGCGAGCTATGTGGAGGCGGGAGAGCGGGAAGGGGCGGCCGATGTGCTAACGAACATGGCTAACATGTATTCCTTTCTTGGCTCGAAGGACACGGCTTTAGCGATGATCAACGAGGGGATGCAGGTCCACATCGAACTGGGCGATAGCCTAGGTTGGGCGAACGACCTGAATGCCATTGGAACCATACACATGGCACGCAGTGATAATGCAAAGGCGGTAGATCACATCAATGATGGTCTACGGATATTGCATGCGATGAACGACCAGGGCGGAATTGTTGCTGGTAAGATCAATTTGGGCGCCATCATGATGAACCAAGGCGACTACCCTGCGGCTCTGGTCCATATGCAGGAAGCCGCAGCGATCGCGGATTCCATCGGCCAGCAACATTCCCAAGCAAGGGCATTGCACGAGATCGGAGCGTGCTACACGGAATTGGGCCAGCTGGATTCGGCCTTTCGCTATTGCGATCGGTCACTCGTCATCCGTCGGCAGATAGATGACAAGCGAGGCGTGGTGGAATGCCTTGCTGAGCTAGGTCGCATTCTTCGTATACGGAAGAAACCCGAAAATGCACTTGTTTATTTGAAAGAAGGCGAGGGTATTGCTTTAGAAGCGGAAGTGGCCTTTGGGTATTCCACCATACTGAACAGCATGGGTCTCGTATACCTCGACCTGGGTCGAGTACAGGATGCATACAAGTTGTTGGACCGTGCAAGAGAAGCAGCCGTCGATGCTGATTGGGTGATCCTGCAACGTGATGCAGCAGAGTTGCGCTATCGCACCCTGAAAGCATTGCACAAACCAGAGCTCGCGCTGAAAGCATACGAGGAATTTGTTTTCTTGAATGACAGTTTGGTTCGCGAAGAGAACATACGCGAAGTACTTCGTAACAACTTTCGATATGCTTACGAACAGCGAGCGATCAACGATAGTTTAAAGTATGTTGTAGCGGATCAGCAACGATCCATATTCCATGCACAAGAGATCGGTACCCAGTGGAAAAGACTTTGGGCATTAGGGGGAATAGGTGTGCTTCTTGCCTTACTGCTGATCTCATATTGGTGGCGATCGCGGATATTGAAGCGCACGAATAGTGTGATCCTGAATGCACAGGCGCAACTGGTCTCCAGTGAAAAGAAACGAGAAGCATTGGAAGTGCGTACGCACATAGCCCGCGATGTCCATGACCAATTAGGAAGTGAGCTCACGAAACTGGTGATGCTCAGTGGCGAAGCAAAAGCAATGGCCCAACCATATTCCAGCCAATTAACTGCTGTTACTGTTGACCTGGAGCGAATAGCCGGTGAAGCAAACCGCTCGTTAGGTGATATTGTTTGGGCCATTGATCACAACCACGATTCGATGGCAGGCCTTACCGATCGCGTACGTTCCCATTGTGAGCGCATGCTGAAATTGAGCCAAGTTCCACACGTTGTTGATTGCGTTCACACCGGCGAAGACAGCATACTTGATCCGGCTACGAAACGTGATGTCTACATGATCGTACGCGAGTCACTGAATAATGCTATCAAATATGCAAAAGCAACGCATATCGCGGTAACCTTTCATACCGATGATAGACGGGTACTCTATGTCTTGCAGGACAATGGCGTAGGGTTCGATCCGACCGATAAGGGCGGACATGGGCTACAGAATATGCGCGAACGCGCAAAGCGGATCGGAGCAGACATCAGAATGGAAAGTGAGAGTGGGACGACTGTACGGTTGACCTTAATATTGGATACGCAGTAG
- a CDS encoding response regulator transcription factor gives MLYIGAMGKGPVRIAIVEDDSELRELLRRRVERTEGMKMVRTFVSGDDFLGALTDCDVNVVLMDINMPGTNGIDTVRAAKTARPEIQFLMLTIFENPAYIFQALCAGATGYLLKSTTSEELEASIHDIHQGGSPMNSTIARLVVNSFQQESQQRINDELLTEREKYILDGLAAGMMYKEIAAKAEISTETVRVHVRKIYSKLHVSSRMEAIRKVYPKGH, from the coding sequence ATGCTGTACATTGGTGCCATGGGAAAGGGTCCTGTGCGCATCGCGATCGTAGAAGACGACTCCGAATTACGGGAGTTGTTGCGTCGGCGCGTAGAACGTACGGAGGGCATGAAAATGGTGCGGACATTCGTGTCCGGAGATGATTTTCTTGGAGCCTTAACGGACTGCGACGTGAACGTGGTGCTTATGGACATCAACATGCCGGGTACCAATGGCATCGATACGGTGCGTGCCGCGAAGACTGCGCGTCCGGAGATCCAGTTCCTGATGCTTACGATCTTTGAGAACCCGGCATACATCTTTCAAGCACTGTGCGCAGGAGCAACAGGCTACTTATTGAAAAGCACAACGAGCGAGGAGTTGGAAGCGTCAATTCATGATATCCATCAAGGTGGCTCGCCCATGAACAGTACAATTGCAAGATTGGTCGTGAATAGCTTTCAGCAGGAAAGCCAGCAGCGTATCAACGACGAACTGCTCACCGAACGCGAGAAATACATCCTCGATGGTCTGGCGGCTGGAATGATGTATAAAGAGATCGCCGCGAAAGCTGAGATCAGTACGGAAACAGTTCGTGTACACGTGCGCAAGATCTACAGCAAGCTACACGTCAGCTCGCGCATGGAAGCCATCCGGAAAGTATATCCGAAAGGGCATTGA
- a CDS encoding tail fiber domain-containing protein: MKNLFLTLAGFVLAATLFGQAPQRMNYQAVLRDANGVPQANTAGTLGLEVRQNTSTGLVVYSEVHNITTTTIGLAQVALGGGTVITGNFANIDWSAGPYFVKTSLNGTAMGTAELLSVPYALYAENGGTPGPAGPTGAQGPAGTPGATGAQGPAGPAGAQGVPGSTGADGTGVTILGSFTNINQLPATGGVGDAWLVNGDLFVWSSNTNSWQNVGSIQGPAGPAGATGATGPQGAVGPQGNNGAIGATGPQGTPGTPGATGATGPQGPIGLTGPQGTPGTPGTNGAVGATGPQGNTGAQGPQGTPGTDGATGATGPQGTTGLPGTPGTNGTDGDDGLDGKTVLNGAINPAPGTGANGDFYINTATNFLYGPKTAGAWGAGVSLVGPTGPSGGGSGWALLGNTGTTPTTNFVGTTDIQSLAFRVGNIPSGLLSVDTTSGTTALGNMALRANTTGPLNSAFGCQALRNNTDGYWNTAVGYQSLYKNTSANGNTAMGTGSMYNTTTGISNAAFGYRALYTNSTGQRNVAIGSAAQYTTTTGSNNVAIGWNALRVNTIGNSNVAIGIRALQQNLNRGNLVAIGDSALFNNANGLAPYVPGGEPGTNPPAGFFNTAVGSKSLYSVVSGFQNTALGHRSLYTNLANYNTAIGANALQISSTGSGNTAVGNEALYLNTAGGDNTAVGIGAMFSNSSGSFNTAIGSGAGPNAATRSNTTALGSGASCTAGNQVRVGNSSVSTIIGAVPFAPASDARFKRNIQEDVHGIDLIMKLRPVTYNFDAHKMAAFLKEDMRYDQNGNAVLQPPHPDMVAARDQKAAIRFTGFLAQEVEKAADELGYDFSAVVKPVDENDMYALRYSEFVVPLVKGMQEQQALIESQQAMIEQLQERIVRLEQGR, from the coding sequence ATGAAAAATCTCTTCCTCACCTTAGCGGGTTTCGTACTCGCTGCAACGTTGTTCGGGCAAGCGCCACAGCGCATGAATTACCAAGCCGTATTGCGCGATGCGAACGGCGTACCACAAGCAAATACCGCTGGCACACTTGGATTGGAAGTTCGGCAGAACACTTCAACAGGTCTTGTGGTCTACAGCGAAGTACACAACATAACAACTACAACGATCGGCCTTGCGCAAGTAGCACTAGGTGGCGGCACAGTGATCACCGGCAACTTCGCGAACATCGATTGGAGCGCTGGTCCATACTTCGTGAAAACATCGTTGAACGGAACTGCAATGGGTACCGCAGAATTACTGAGTGTGCCTTATGCATTGTACGCTGAGAACGGCGGTACGCCCGGCCCTGCGGGACCAACGGGGGCACAAGGTCCTGCTGGCACACCAGGTGCAACTGGCGCACAAGGTCCTGCTGGTCCAGCCGGCGCGCAAGGCGTTCCGGGATCTACTGGTGCCGATGGTACTGGAGTAACGATCTTAGGGTCATTCACCAACATCAACCAATTGCCTGCAACGGGTGGTGTTGGCGATGCATGGTTAGTGAACGGCGACCTATTTGTATGGAGTAGCAACACGAATAGTTGGCAAAATGTGGGTTCCATCCAAGGTCCCGCCGGCCCGGCTGGAGCAACGGGAGCAACTGGTCCGCAAGGCGCAGTCGGACCACAAGGGAATAACGGAGCCATAGGAGCAACTGGTCCACAAGGAACACCGGGCACACCGGGCGCTACAGGCGCAACGGGTCCACAGGGCCCCATCGGTCTAACTGGTCCGCAAGGTACCCCAGGTACACCGGGTACGAATGGCGCAGTCGGTGCAACAGGCCCTCAGGGTAACACAGGTGCACAAGGCCCACAAGGAACACCGGGTACCGATGGCGCCACCGGGGCAACAGGCCCACAAGGCACAACAGGTCTGCCTGGAACGCCGGGTACTAATGGCACGGACGGCGACGATGGCCTAGATGGGAAGACCGTGCTCAATGGGGCCATCAATCCCGCACCAGGCACTGGCGCTAATGGAGACTTCTACATCAACACAGCCACGAATTTCTTGTATGGACCGAAGACGGCAGGAGCTTGGGGAGCAGGCGTTTCGCTAGTCGGTCCCACCGGCCCTTCAGGTGGTGGAAGCGGCTGGGCACTTCTAGGTAATACAGGCACTACGCCAACTACCAACTTCGTTGGCACCACGGATATACAATCCTTGGCCTTCAGAGTAGGAAATATTCCGTCTGGTCTCCTTAGTGTCGATACCACAAGCGGAACAACCGCACTTGGCAATATGGCTTTACGGGCTAACACCACCGGGCCTCTCAACAGTGCCTTCGGCTGTCAAGCCCTTCGAAACAATACGGACGGGTACTGGAACACCGCAGTTGGTTACCAATCCCTCTACAAGAACACATCTGCAAATGGGAACACCGCAATGGGTACCGGTAGCATGTACAATACCACCACGGGCATTAGCAATGCAGCTTTCGGTTACCGCGCTTTGTACACGAACTCCACCGGCCAACGCAATGTCGCGATAGGTTCTGCAGCACAATACACCACCACAACTGGCTCCAACAATGTGGCTATTGGCTGGAATGCATTACGTGTTAACACGATCGGCAACTCCAACGTGGCCATCGGTATACGAGCGCTCCAACAGAACCTGAATCGAGGCAACCTCGTCGCCATTGGAGACAGTGCACTCTTCAACAATGCCAATGGATTGGCTCCTTACGTTCCAGGAGGCGAGCCGGGAACCAATCCGCCAGCTGGATTCTTCAATACAGCAGTGGGAAGTAAGTCGCTCTATTCCGTTGTTTCCGGGTTCCAGAACACAGCGCTCGGCCACCGAAGCCTATACACCAATCTGGCGAACTACAATACGGCTATAGGAGCGAACGCACTTCAAATCTCCAGCACGGGATCGGGAAACACGGCCGTAGGAAACGAGGCACTCTACCTGAATACCGCCGGGGGTGACAACACCGCCGTAGGTATAGGTGCCATGTTCAGCAATTCAAGCGGCAGTTTCAACACGGCCATTGGGTCCGGGGCTGGTCCGAATGCAGCGACCCGTAGCAACACCACCGCATTGGGTAGCGGGGCTAGCTGCACTGCAGGCAACCAAGTGCGTGTAGGAAATAGCTCTGTATCGACCATCATCGGTGCCGTACCATTCGCCCCCGCAAGTGATGCGCGCTTCAAACGCAATATCCAGGAAGATGTGCATGGCATCGACCTGATCATGAAACTGCGCCCCGTGACCTACAACTTCGATGCACACAAGATGGCGGCATTCCTGAAGGAGGACATGCGCTATGACCAGAATGGGAACGCCGTTCTTCAACCCCCGCACCCGGATATGGTCGCTGCCCGTGACCAAAAAGCCGCGATCCGATTCACCGGTTTCCTTGCTCAGGAAGTGGAAAAGGCTGCGGATGAATTGGGCTATGATTTCAGTGCCGTTGTAAAACCTGTCGACGAGAACGATATGTACGCATTACGGTATTCGGAATTCGTTGTACCTCTAGTAAAAGGCATGCAAGAGCAACAAGCGTTGATCGAATCACAACAAGCAATGATCGAGCAATTGCAAGAGCGGATCGTACGATTGGAACAAGGTCGTTGA
- a CDS encoding T9SS type A sorting domain-containing protein, with protein sequence MIKPPLLLFLFAPCFAYGQMTIGSAGGELNSSTNRIEYNIGEPVVGTVGSGSNTLTQGFEQPWADVEVGISTAAPEAAINVYPNPTRQDLNIQLPSNAHHNYTVYDAAGKLILYGNLNNSLTTLDVANLKSGNYNLIVDDTIDLSRQTFRIIITL encoded by the coding sequence ATGATCAAGCCCCCGCTTCTACTTTTCTTGTTCGCACCTTGCTTTGCCTATGGCCAAATGACCATAGGTAGCGCGGGCGGTGAACTCAACAGTTCGACCAACCGCATCGAATACAACATCGGTGAACCGGTCGTGGGGACGGTTGGTTCCGGGTCGAATACACTCACACAAGGATTCGAACAACCTTGGGCCGATGTCGAAGTAGGCATCAGTACCGCAGCTCCCGAAGCAGCGATCAATGTCTACCCGAACCCTACGCGCCAAGACCTGAACATTCAGTTGCCAAGCAACGCGCATCACAACTACACAGTATATGATGCAGCCGGGAAACTCATACTTTATGGCAACTTGAACAACAGCCTCACCACACTCGATGTTGCGAACCTGAAAAGTGGCAACTACAACCTGATCGTAGACGATACGATCGACCTCAGCAGACAAACATTTCGCATTATAATAACGCTTTGA
- the asnS gene encoding asparagine--tRNA ligase has product MHSIKEVLENEVLTGQHVTVAGWIRTFRNDRFIALNDGSTILNLQCVINQDEVDENTRARFTTSAAVKCTGELIASQGSGQRVEMKVTSVEVLGDSDATKYPIQPKKHSLEFLRENAHLRFRTNTYSAIFRMRHQVSFGIHEYFDREGYNYFHSPIITASDAEGAGEMFRVSVLDPKTPPLNDAGEVNFKEDFFGAESRLTVSGQLQAELAALALGKVYTFGPTFRAENSNTTRHLAEFWMIEPEAAFMDLKGDMDLAEGLCKHLIARVLKNSIDDLQFLDARLKEEEATKPQAQRSDMGLIERLQFVLENPFERITYDDAINILLRSKPYQKKQFQFPVEWGIDLQSEHERYLVEKHFKKPVIVTGYPAKIKAFYMRTNAPGDFGYSENGKTVAAMDVLFPGIGEIIGGSQREERLDVLEARMKDMNVPADELDWYLDTRRFGTVPHAGFGLGLERFVLFVTGMGNIRDVIPFPRTPGSAEF; this is encoded by the coding sequence ATGCATTCCATAAAAGAAGTCCTCGAGAACGAAGTACTAACGGGCCAACACGTAACCGTTGCGGGTTGGATACGCACCTTCCGAAATGATCGGTTCATTGCGTTGAATGATGGGAGTACGATCCTGAATCTGCAATGCGTCATCAACCAAGATGAAGTGGATGAAAATACACGCGCTCGTTTTACCACAAGCGCCGCTGTGAAGTGTACCGGAGAGTTGATCGCATCGCAAGGCAGCGGCCAACGCGTAGAAATGAAAGTGACCTCGGTCGAGGTGTTGGGTGATAGCGATGCGACCAAGTATCCGATCCAACCGAAAAAACACTCGCTGGAATTCTTGCGCGAGAATGCGCATCTGCGTTTCCGTACCAATACGTACAGCGCCATTTTCCGTATGCGGCACCAAGTAAGTTTTGGGATACACGAGTATTTCGATCGCGAGGGATACAACTATTTCCACAGCCCGATCATTACCGCCAGCGATGCCGAAGGTGCTGGGGAAATGTTCCGCGTAAGTGTGCTCGATCCAAAGACACCGCCATTGAATGACGCAGGTGAAGTGAATTTCAAAGAAGACTTCTTCGGTGCTGAAAGTCGGCTTACCGTCAGCGGCCAATTGCAAGCTGAACTCGCTGCGCTTGCATTAGGCAAAGTGTACACCTTCGGACCAACATTCCGTGCAGAGAACAGCAACACCACACGCCACCTTGCCGAGTTCTGGATGATCGAACCAGAAGCCGCATTCATGGACCTAAAAGGAGACATGGACCTGGCAGAAGGCTTGTGCAAACATTTGATCGCGCGTGTGCTCAAGAACAGCATTGACGATCTGCAATTCCTCGATGCACGTTTGAAAGAAGAGGAAGCAACCAAGCCCCAAGCGCAACGAAGCGATATGGGGCTGATCGAGCGTTTACAATTCGTGTTGGAAAATCCATTCGAGCGGATCACGTACGACGATGCGATCAATATTCTCCTGCGCAGCAAACCGTACCAGAAAAAGCAGTTCCAATTCCCGGTGGAATGGGGCATCGATCTACAAAGCGAACACGAACGTTACTTGGTAGAAAAGCATTTCAAAAAGCCGGTGATCGTAACGGGCTACCCCGCGAAGATCAAAGCCTTCTACATGCGCACCAATGCGCCCGGCGACTTCGGGTACAGCGAAAATGGTAAGACCGTCGCTGCCATGGATGTGCTCTTCCCCGGCATCGGTGAGATCATCGGTGGCAGCCAACGAGAAGAACGACTAGACGTGTTGGAAGCCCGCATGAAGGACATGAATGTACCCGCCGATGAACTCGATTGGTATCTGGACACGCGTCGCTTTGGAACAGTGCCGCACGCTGGCTTTGGACTTGGCTTGGAGCGCTTTGTTTTGTTCGTAACGGGTATGGGGAATATCCGGGATGTGATCCCTTTTCCGAGAACGCCGGGGAGTGCGGAGTTCTAA